The sequence below is a genomic window from Peromyscus maniculatus bairdii isolate BWxNUB_F1_BW_parent chromosome 17, HU_Pman_BW_mat_3.1, whole genome shotgun sequence.
CCGGCCGTCCCCGGGCCCGGGCCAGCCTGCCCGCCGCCAGCTCCGGGGGCCACAGCTCCTTACCCAGGAAGTACCAGACGCCCAGGATGGGAGACGCCACCACCTGATCCACCAGCACCTTCTTCACCACGCTCGGGAGGCTCCGCAGGCCCGCGGCGGGGACCAGGCGGTCCAGCCACAGGTACCAGAAGTGCAGGAAGGGGCCCATGCTGCAGCCCACGGCGAACATGCTGGCTGGGGGCGGGCAGAGTCAGCGCGCGGGCCGGGGGCGCCGGGGTGGGCGGGGAGAGTCAgcgcgggggggagggggggggaacgCCGGGTCCCTGGGTCCCCGGGGTGAGCGCCGGGCGCCGGGTCCCCGCGGTGGGCGGGGGGTCCCCGGGGTGGGCGGGGGTCCCGGGGGTGGGCGGGGGGTCCCCGGGGTGGGCACGGGGTCCCCGGGGTGGGCGGGGGGCGCCGGGTCCCCGGGGTGGGCGGGGGGCGCCGGGTCCCCGGGGTGGGCGGGCGGCTCCGGGTCCCCGGGGTGGGTGGGCGGCGCGGGTCCCCGGGGCGGGCGGCTCCGGGTCCCCCGTGCACCCGGCCCCCGCCCCGCTCACCTGAGCGCCGCGCGCTGAAGCTCTGCCCCGGCCGCGCGCGCACCTCCCAGGCCTGCCGCGCGCCGTCGCCCGCGGCCATGAGCGTGCCGCAGCCCAGCGTGTTGGTGACGAGCAGCGCGCGGCCCCGGAACAGCGGGCGCCCGGCAGCCAGCGCCTTCCGAGCCCAGCGCCAGCCCCCGGGAGCCATGGCCGCGCGCACCGCCAGGCCTCGGCCACCGCCGCTCGGGAGCCGCCCCGCCCCGGCCACGCCCTCGGCGCGGGCCAATCACACGCCTCGGCGCCGGGCCTGCGCGGCACGGACCAATCGGAACCCCCGGGCCCCGCCTCTCGGGGGGCATCAACCAATCGACAGAGAGCGTTATGCTACGTCACCACAAACACGGAAGTCCTCTGCTTTACCGGTGCTCAGCGGACCAATAGGCCGCAGCGTCCCGCCCCCGGAGCCGGACCGACCAATCGTGTGTCTTGCGCCTCCGGCAGCGCCGCCCGCTCCGCATCCAGGACTGGGCGGGGCGGGGAGTGTTTGCACGGCTGCGCGCGGCTGACCTTGGCGCGCCCTCCGCCGGGTGCCGGGCTGTGGTCCGGGGCTGTGATCCCGGGGCTGTGGTCCCGAGGCTGTGGTCCCGAGGCTGTGGTCCCGAGGCTGTGGTCCCGAGGCTGTGGTCCCGAGGCTGTGGTCCCGAGGCTGTGGTCCCGGGTGCCGGGCTGTGGTCCGGACTATGGTGCCGGGTGCCGGGCTCTGGTCCGGGCTGTGGTCCCGGGTGCCGGGCTGTGGGCCGGGGCTGTGGTCCCGGGTGCCGGGGCTGTGGTCCCGGGTGCCGGGGCTGTGATCCGGGGTCCCGGGTGCCGGGGCTGTGATCCCGGGTGCCGGGGCTGTGATCCGGGGTCCCGGGTGCCGGGGCTGTGATCCGGGGTCCCGGGTGCCGGGGCTGTGATCCGGGGTCCCGGGTGCCGGGGCTGTGATCCGGGGTCCCGGGTGCCGGCTGTGATCCGGGGTCCCGGGGCTGTGGTCCCGGGTGCCGGGGCTGTGATCCCGGGTGCCGGGCTGTGGTCCCGGGGCTGTGGTGCCGGGCACGGGACGTGGGCACCGCCGTTTCAGACCTGtttcctggagcccaggctggccctgaaccccTGCCCCGATCGCCCGGCCACTCGCCTGGCTTTGAAGACCGCCCAGGTCATTGGGCGGCTCCTGTGTCCTCTCCACAGCAACTCGGTGTCGCTTCAGAAGCAAAGATCCCGGCCTCCTTTAGCCTTTGCTTTAACTGCTCCGATCACACTGTTGTCAGGCTGGGATTCTAGTGCGGATTATCCCGCCCGCCTGTACACTGccgcctttcctggaacagggaacacacacacagtgaacacacacacgcacacacagtgaacacacacacagtgaacacacacacagtgaacacacacacagtgaacacacacacagtgaacacacacagtgaacacacacagtgaacacacacgcacacacacacagtgaacacacacacgcacacagtgaacacgcacacacacagtgaacacacacacacacagtgaacacacacacacacacacacacacacacacacacacacacacacacacgggctgaGAAACACTCGGCTGGACTCATATTTGAGGTGAAATGGTCCTGagtgtgggtggcatcatcctGTGCGCTGGAGTTCTGTAAGAATCAGAAAGGAACGTGGACAGAGCCCCAGCATTCACCTGCTTCCCAACCTCGGGTGCAGTGTGAATTCaagctcctgcctcaacttcccctaCGGAGTTCCACACGAGGTGAGCCAGCACAGGCCCTCCcttccttaagtgtcttttgtattttctcaCACAGTGAAAAAGGAACTCATGCAGACTTTTCAGATGAACCCCAGGCTCCAGGGCACGGCTCGGGGAGACTGTGGTCTGAGCACCTGTGGAGGGTTACacacccacattaaaaacaaaaacacaaagtggcagtggtgcacacacctttaatcccaacactggagctgcagaggcaggtggatctccgtgagttctaggccagcctggtctacagagtgagttccaggacaagtagagctgttacacagagaaaccacgtctcaaaacaacaaaaaacaactataACTCCAGGAAAAATGAATCACAGCAAtctaaattatttattcaatGAATTTAAATTTAGCACCATTTGAAAACAAGGCAAGATTCTTGAAGGAGTTCCGAGTCTGTTTTGGGAGACGTGTGTGAGTTTTCTCGTTGATGGGTGGCATCCCTCAGGGCTCTGGTTTTTCCTGGGACAGTGACCTTCACTTGTAGCACACCTCCCTCGGAGGGTCGGCCATGGCGGAGCAGATGTCGGGCTTCTCCAGTCCCTGGAGGGGTGAAAGGCTAGGAGTCGGGACCCTTCGGGGAGACTGCACCCCCACAGCTG
It includes:
- the Mpv17l2 gene encoding mpv17-like protein 2; translation: MAPGGWRWARKALAAGRPLFRGRALLVTNTLGCGTLMAAGDGARQAWEVRARPGQSFSARRSASMFAVGCSMGPFLHFWYLWLDRLVPAAGLRSLPSVVKKVLVDQVVASPILGVWYFLGLGSLEGQTLEESCRELRAKFWDFYKADWCVWPAAQLVNFLFIPSHFRVTYINGLTLGWDTYLSYLKYWAPEPLPTPGCTD